In one Amaranthus tricolor cultivar Red isolate AtriRed21 chromosome 8, ASM2621246v1, whole genome shotgun sequence genomic region, the following are encoded:
- the LOC130821382 gene encoding serine/threonine-protein phosphatase 7 long form homolog, protein MAENLKEGKKRKILQETTSNGSDDEDRLSSLLDILLGNIISRLPLHSAVSSSILSRRWRGLWTQFITHLFFNYNDFPAIMAMSGPVDPSVLTLQATHRSVAAWEGSTAQLVTRQHYQASTLRWEVDDRVLDVVELAGFRYIHRLLGGGLELDRALITALVERWRPETHTFHLTVGEATITLQDVAVIMGLPVEGQAVIGHGEGNWPALVHELLGVWPENPQDPTQPKIIVGSSLKLTWLRQHFSALEDDADDVTVDRHARAYILYLFGCILFPDKSGDSVQLIYLPLLGDLERVDEYSWGSATLAYLYRNLCRASRKGAKDMGGCLMLLQIWSWEHIPIGRPIIRTVRSDGQHDQEDDVDDFEPILGSQHRRGMDPLAVSWLRVYLSRSHSPHTLVYYRDALDRQRDEQMTWQPYTAAKMEALPHICTSGHEIWRSRCPLICFDIVELHLPDRVMRQFGLEQVIPQACDTQRQLHAIDRRTGDKNYLVRHRSHVDAWNDRASTLVGGDNFTGHSSAMYMSWYRRISILRLTNTAFAQPGSHYHPTSTLLAECIRSVLIQCNDTIQGAATSPVDVGYRLCSQTLGSINASLTDALSQAGYEYLIPTPPVIGDVDDTFHTPSPRSSAHRGSSSGGFSSRSTRGRQRSSTQGRSSRSPSTSATMSPFVPPSSINTPPPHSSPPQRIITYQRASQRRAPTLNVIAEVDEFTPSSSTGAQNKRGRGL, encoded by the exons ATGGCTGAAAATCTCAAAGAAggaaagaagagaaaaatttTACAGGAAACCACCAGTAATGGCAGCGACGATGAAGATAGATTGAGCTCTCTTCTAGACATTCTTCTGGGCAACATTATATCGCGCCTTCCTCTTCATTCAGCAGTTTCCTCATCCATTCTATCTCGTCGATGGCGTGGTCTCTGGACTCAGTTCATCACGCACCTCTTCTTCAACTACAATGACTTCCCAG cgatcatggcgatgtcgggcccagttgatccatcagtgcttacgcttcaggcgacacacaggagcgtagctgcgtgggagggctccactgcccaattggttactcgtcagcactaccaggcgagtacgttacggtgggaggtggatgacagggtatTAGACGTAGTCGAGCTAGCTGGGTTCAGATACATTCACCggttgttgggcgggggcttagagctcgatcgagctcttatcactgcattggtggagaggtggaggccggagacacataccttccacctcacagttggcgaggcaacgatcacgttgcaagatgtggcagttatcaTGGGACTGCCGGTTGAAGGACAAGCAGTCATTGGCCATGGggagggaaattggccagcattagtacatgagctgctaggggtttggccggaaaaccctcaagaccccacccagccgaagatcatcgttggatcgtcattgaagctgacttggctTCGACAGCATTTTAGCGCGCTTGAGGATGATGCAGATGATGTGACGGTTGACAGACATGCCCGAGCTTACAttttgtacctgtttggatgcatcttgtttccggacaagagcggcgactcggtacagttgatctatctccctctactgggagacttggagcgcgtagatgagtacagttggggaagtgctaccctagcgtatctgtatcgtaacttatgtcgagcatctcgtaagggtgccaaggacatgggtggatgcttgatgttgttacagatatggtcatgggagcacattCCTATAGGGAGGCCCATTATTCGGACGGTTCGATCggatgggcaacatgatcaggaagatgacgtggatgattttgaaccgatattagggtcacagcatcggcgcgggatggatcctttggcagtaag ctggcttcgcgtatatctttcgagatcccactccccacatactctcgtctactacagggacgcactagatcgacaacgggacgagcag atgacatggcagccttacacagcggctaagatggaagctctaccgcacatatgtacatcgggccacgagatttggagatcgcgttgtcctcttatttgctttgacattgtcgagctacatctcccggatcgtgtcatgcgtcaattcggtttggagcaggtaattccgcaagcctgtgacacccaacgtcaactacatgcgatcgatcggaggactggggacaagaactacctcgtacgacatagatcgcatgtagatgcgtggaacgaccgagcatctacattggttggaggagataacttcacaggtcatagctctgctatgtacatgagttggtataggcgcatctccatattacgcctaacgaacaccgcatttgcgcagccaggatcacattaccatccgacatctacgttactg gctgagTGCATCCGATCGGTGTTGATACAAtgtaatgacacgattcaaggggccgctacatcgccagttgacgtgggctatcggctatgttctcagaccttaggctccattaatgcgtcgttgaccgatgcattgagtcaagcgggttatgagtacctcataccgactccacccgtcattggcgacgtagatgacacattccacactccttctccaaggagttcagcccatcgaggtagctcttccggaggattcagttctcggtccacaagaggccGCCAACGTTCATCTACTCagggtcggtcttccagatcgccatcgacatccgcTACTATGTCGCCGTTCGTTCCCCCGTCTTCCATCAACACTCCTCCGCCACATtcatcgcctccgcaaaggattatcacatatcagcgtgctagtcaacgacgagctcctactcttaatgtcattgcggaggttgacgagttcacaccatcatcatccaccggtgcgcaaaataaaaggggccgggggttgtag